Proteins encoded within one genomic window of Chlorobaculum sp. MV4-Y:
- the nifE gene encoding nitrogenase iron-molybdenum cofactor biosynthesis protein NifE has product MDTQNISLLEGREKQVYEKSAGSAEVDIACEKTSLSGSVSQRACVFCGSRVVLYPVADAIHIVHGPIGCAAYTWDIRGAVSSGPELHRLSFSTDLQEMDVIYGGEKKLYKSLIELIDQYQPNAAFIYSTCIIGLIGDDIDAVCKKVAKEKGIPVLPVHSEGFKGTKKDGYKAACHALMKLIGQGSTEGISKYSINILGEFNLAGEAWIIREYYEKMGIQVVATMTGDGRIGDIRRSHGASLNVVQCSGSMTTLAKEMEEKYGIPYIRVSYFGFEDMSKSLYDVAQHFPDRPELMEKAKEIVRDEIRKYYPEMQKFKAALTGKKAAIYVGGAFKTFSLIKALRTIGMSVVLAGSQTGNKQDYKNLKEMCDEGTVIVDDSNPVELSKFVLEKEADLLIGGVKERPIAFKLGVGFCDHNHERKIPLAGFIGMYYFAKEVYESVMSPVWQFAPRKGGVK; this is encoded by the coding sequence ATGGATACGCAGAACATCAGCCTGCTCGAGGGCAGGGAAAAACAGGTCTATGAAAAGAGTGCGGGTAGCGCGGAAGTTGACATCGCCTGTGAGAAGACCAGCCTCTCCGGCTCGGTCAGCCAACGGGCCTGCGTCTTCTGCGGTTCACGTGTCGTGCTCTATCCGGTAGCCGACGCCATTCACATCGTCCACGGCCCGATCGGTTGCGCCGCCTACACCTGGGACATCCGGGGAGCGGTGTCGTCGGGACCCGAACTGCACAGACTCAGCTTTTCGACCGACCTGCAGGAGATGGACGTCATCTACGGCGGCGAAAAGAAGCTCTACAAATCGCTGATCGAACTGATCGACCAGTACCAGCCCAACGCGGCATTTATCTATTCGACCTGCATCATCGGCCTCATCGGCGACGACATCGATGCGGTCTGCAAAAAAGTTGCAAAAGAGAAAGGAATCCCGGTCTTGCCGGTGCATTCCGAAGGATTCAAGGGCACCAAGAAGGATGGCTACAAAGCCGCCTGCCACGCTCTTATGAAGCTGATCGGCCAGGGTTCGACCGAAGGCATCAGCAAATACAGCATCAACATTCTCGGCGAATTCAACCTCGCCGGAGAAGCCTGGATCATCCGGGAATATTATGAAAAAATGGGCATCCAGGTGGTCGCCACCATGACCGGCGACGGCCGCATCGGCGACATCCGCCGCTCGCACGGCGCGTCGCTCAACGTGGTGCAGTGCTCCGGCTCGATGACCACCCTCGCCAAGGAGATGGAGGAGAAGTACGGCATTCCGTACATCCGCGTGTCGTACTTCGGCTTCGAGGATATGAGCAAATCGCTCTACGACGTGGCGCAGCACTTCCCCGACAGGCCGGAACTGATGGAGAAGGCCAAGGAGATCGTGCGCGACGAGATCAGGAAATACTACCCCGAGATGCAGAAGTTCAAGGCCGCGTTGACCGGCAAGAAGGCTGCGATCTACGTCGGCGGCGCGTTCAAGACCTTCTCGCTCATCAAGGCCCTGCGCACCATCGGCATGTCGGTCGTGCTCGCCGGATCGCAGACCGGCAACAAGCAGGACTACAAGAACCTGAAGGAGATGTGCGACGAAGGCACGGTGATCGTTGACGACTCCAACCCGGTCGAGCTCTCCAAGTTCGTGCTCGAAAAGGAGGCCGACCTGCTCATCGGCGGCGTCAAGGAGCGCCCCATCGCCTTCAAGCTCGGCGTCGGCTTCTGCGACCACAACCACGAGCGCAAGATTCCGCTCGCCGGATTCATCGGCATGTACTATTTCGCCAAGGAGGTTTACGAATCGGTGATGAGCCCCGTGTGGCAGTTCGCCCCGAGAAAAGGAGGTGTCAAATGA
- the nifD gene encoding nitrogenase molybdenum-iron protein alpha chain, which yields MEAKVLIPDPSKIKEELINKYPAKVAKKRSKSIVINDPETVPEVQANVRTVPGIITQRGCAYAGCKGVVLGPTRDIVNIVHGPIGCSFYAWLTRRNQTRPETPEHENYITYCFSTDMQEEHVVFGGEKKLKVAIQEAYDLFHPKAIAIFSTCPVGLIGDDVQAVSREMKEKLGDCNVFGFSCEGYRGVSQSAGHHIANNGVFKHMVGNNNEVKPGKFKLNLLGEYNIGGDAFEIERLLEKCGITLVASFSGNSTVGAIENAHTADLNVIMCHRSINYMGDMMETKYGIPWMKVNFVGAESTAKSLHKIAEYFGDEELKARVEEVIAEEVPAVKAIIDEIRPRTEGKTAMLFVGGSRAHHYQDLFSELGMTTLAAGYEFAHRDDYEGREVLPKIKIDADSKNIEELKVTADPELYNPRKTEAELEELKAKGLEINGYEGMMKQMMKKTLVVDDVSHYESEKLIELYKPDIFCAGIKEKYVVQKMGVPLKQLHSYDYGGPYTGFKGAVNFYKDIDRMVNNPVWKMIKAPWEKAESDSLEASYVAS from the coding sequence ATGGAGGCGAAAGTACTCATACCAGATCCTTCCAAAATCAAGGAGGAACTGATCAATAAATACCCGGCCAAGGTCGCCAAAAAGCGCAGCAAGTCGATCGTGATCAACGACCCGGAGACGGTTCCCGAGGTGCAGGCCAACGTTCGTACGGTGCCGGGTATCATCACGCAGCGCGGCTGCGCCTACGCAGGCTGCAAGGGCGTGGTGCTCGGCCCGACGCGCGATATCGTGAACATCGTTCACGGCCCGATCGGCTGCAGCTTTTACGCATGGCTGACCCGCCGTAACCAGACCAGACCGGAAACCCCGGAGCATGAAAACTACATCACCTACTGCTTCTCGACCGACATGCAGGAAGAGCACGTGGTGTTCGGTGGTGAAAAGAAGCTGAAGGTGGCGATCCAGGAGGCCTATGACCTCTTCCACCCGAAAGCCATCGCGATCTTCTCGACCTGCCCGGTCGGCCTCATCGGTGACGACGTACAAGCCGTGTCGCGAGAGATGAAGGAGAAGCTCGGCGACTGCAACGTCTTCGGCTTCAGCTGCGAAGGCTACCGCGGCGTCAGTCAGTCGGCTGGTCACCACATCGCCAACAACGGTGTGTTCAAGCACATGGTCGGCAACAACAACGAAGTCAAACCCGGCAAGTTCAAGCTGAACCTGCTCGGCGAGTACAACATCGGCGGCGACGCTTTCGAAATCGAGCGTCTGCTCGAGAAGTGCGGCATCACGCTCGTTGCCTCCTTCAGCGGCAACTCGACGGTTGGAGCCATCGAGAACGCGCACACGGCTGACCTCAACGTCATCATGTGCCACCGCTCGATCAACTACATGGGCGACATGATGGAGACCAAGTACGGCATTCCATGGATGAAGGTCAACTTCGTCGGCGCTGAATCGACCGCAAAGTCGCTGCACAAGATCGCCGAGTATTTCGGTGACGAGGAGCTGAAAGCCCGCGTCGAAGAGGTGATTGCCGAAGAGGTTCCCGCAGTCAAGGCGATCATCGACGAGATCCGCCCGCGCACCGAAGGCAAAACCGCCATGCTGTTCGTCGGCGGCTCGCGCGCGCACCACTACCAGGATCTGTTCTCGGAGCTTGGCATGACAACGCTCGCCGCTGGTTACGAGTTCGCTCACCGCGATGACTACGAAGGCCGCGAAGTGCTGCCCAAAATCAAGATCGATGCCGACAGCAAGAACATTGAGGAGCTGAAGGTCACCGCCGATCCCGAGCTGTACAACCCGAGAAAAACCGAAGCCGAACTCGAAGAGTTGAAAGCCAAGGGCCTTGAGATCAACGGCTACGAAGGCATGATGAAACAGATGATGAAAAAGACCCTCGTGGTCGATGACGTCAGCCACTACGAGTCCGAAAAGCTCATCGAGCTGTACAAGCCCGACATCTTCTGCGCCGGTATCAAGGAGAAGTATGTCGTCCAGAAGATGGGAGTGCCGCTCAAGCAGCTTCACAGCTACGATTACGGCGGTCCCTACACCGGCTTCAAGGGTGCGGTGAACTTCTACAAGGACATCGACCGCATGGTCAACAACCCGGTCTGGAAGATGATTAAAGCGCCCTGGGAGAAAGCTGAATCGGATTCGCTGGAAGCCAGCTACGTCGCATCATAA
- the nifB gene encoding nitrogenase cofactor biosynthesis protein NifB, translated as MTLNIKNHPCFNDSSRHTFGRIHLPVAPKCNIQCNYCNRKFDCMNENRPGITSKVLSPKQALYYLDNALKLSPNISVVGIAGPGDPFANPNETMETLRLVREKYPEMLLCVATNGLDVLPYIEELAELQVSHVTLTINAIDPEIAQEIYAWVRYQKKMYRDRQAAELLLENQLAALQKLKRFGVTAKVNSIIIPGVNDKHVIEVARQVASMGADILNALPYYNTTETVFENIPEPDPMMVREIQEEAGKLLPQMKHCARCRADAVGIIGEINNDEMMAKLAEAALMPKNPDEHRPYIAVASLEGVLINQHLGEADRFLVYALDEKKKSCTLVDSRPAPPPGGGKNRWEALAAKLSDCRAVLVNSAGNSPQSVLKASGIDVMSIEGVIEEAVYGVFTGQNLKHLMKSSQIHACKTSCSGDGNGCD; from the coding sequence ATGACACTCAATATCAAGAACCATCCGTGCTTCAACGACTCGTCGAGGCACACCTTCGGAAGAATACACCTGCCGGTCGCGCCGAAATGCAACATCCAGTGCAACTACTGCAACCGGAAGTTCGACTGCATGAACGAAAACCGGCCCGGCATCACCAGCAAGGTGCTCTCGCCAAAACAGGCGCTCTACTACCTCGACAACGCCCTGAAGCTCTCGCCGAACATCTCGGTGGTGGGCATCGCAGGCCCCGGCGATCCGTTCGCCAACCCGAACGAAACGATGGAAACGTTGCGGCTCGTGCGCGAGAAATACCCGGAGATGCTGCTCTGCGTGGCCACCAACGGCCTCGACGTGCTGCCCTACATCGAGGAGCTGGCGGAGTTGCAGGTCAGCCACGTGACGCTCACGATCAACGCCATCGATCCGGAGATCGCTCAGGAAATCTACGCCTGGGTACGCTACCAGAAGAAGATGTACCGCGACCGCCAGGCCGCCGAGCTCTTGCTCGAAAACCAACTCGCCGCCCTGCAAAAGCTCAAAAGGTTCGGCGTCACGGCCAAGGTCAACTCGATCATCATACCCGGCGTCAACGACAAGCACGTGATCGAAGTGGCCCGTCAGGTCGCCTCGATGGGTGCGGACATTCTGAACGCGCTGCCTTACTACAACACGACTGAAACCGTGTTCGAGAACATTCCCGAACCCGATCCGATGATGGTCAGGGAAATTCAGGAGGAGGCCGGAAAGCTCCTGCCGCAGATGAAGCACTGTGCCCGCTGCCGAGCCGACGCGGTCGGCATCATCGGCGAAATCAACAACGACGAAATGATGGCGAAGCTCGCCGAAGCGGCGCTGATGCCAAAGAATCCGGACGAACATCGCCCGTACATCGCCGTGGCGAGCCTCGAAGGCGTGCTCATCAACCAGCACCTCGGCGAAGCCGACCGGTTCCTCGTTTACGCGCTCGACGAGAAGAAGAAGAGCTGCACGCTGGTCGATTCGCGCCCCGCCCCGCCCCCCGGCGGCGGCAAGAACCGCTGGGAAGCGCTCGCCGCGAAGCTCTCCGACTGCCGCGCCGTCTTGGTCAACAGCGCTGGCAACTCGCCGCAATCGGTGCTCAAAGCCAGTGGCATCGACGTCATGTCGATCGAAGGGGTGATCGAAGAGGCGGTTTACGGCGTCTTTACCGGCCAGAACCTGAAACATCTGATGAAAAGCAGCCAGATCCACGCCTGCAAAACAAGCTGCAGCGGCGACGGCAACGGCTGCGACTAA
- the nifK gene encoding nitrogenase molybdenum-iron protein subunit beta has protein sequence MLLRHTTKEVKEREGLTINPAKTCQPIGAMYAALGIHGCLPHSHGSQGCCSYHRSTLTRHYKEPVMAATSSFTEGASVFGGQANLLSAIETIFSVYEPDVIAVHSTCLSETIGDDLQQITKKAKDDGKIPEGKYVIYASTPSFVGSHITGYANMVTGMAEQFAVSTGEKKDQVNVIAGWMEPSDMREIKSLASRLGVKIVLFPDTSDVLDAPQTGKHEFYPKGGTTIAELMSAGDSKCSLALGCVSAEPAAIALDKKCKVPFETVDMPIGLSATDRFIMALSKAGSVKVPDEITAERGRLVDVMADMEQYFYGKKVALFGDPDQLIPLTEFLLDLGMIPAHIVSGTPGMRFEKRMKEILERAPGANFRNGPQADMFLMHQWIKNEPVDLLIGNTYGKYIARDEDIPFVRFGFPILDRIGHSYFPNVGYSGSLRLVEKILGVLMDRQDRTSPEERFELIM, from the coding sequence ATGTTATTACGTCATACCACAAAAGAGGTCAAAGAGCGCGAGGGGCTGACGATCAATCCGGCGAAGACCTGCCAGCCGATCGGCGCCATGTATGCCGCCCTCGGCATTCACGGCTGTCTGCCCCACAGCCACGGCTCGCAGGGCTGCTGCTCCTACCACCGCAGCACCCTGACCCGCCACTACAAAGAGCCGGTGATGGCCGCCACCAGCTCGTTCACCGAAGGCGCTTCGGTGTTCGGCGGACAGGCCAACCTGCTTTCGGCAATCGAGACCATCTTTTCGGTTTATGAGCCGGATGTGATTGCGGTGCACTCCACCTGCCTGTCCGAAACCATCGGCGACGACTTGCAGCAGATCACCAAGAAGGCCAAAGACGACGGCAAGATTCCTGAAGGCAAGTACGTCATCTACGCCAGCACCCCGAGCTTCGTGGGTTCGCACATCACCGGTTACGCCAACATGGTGACCGGCATGGCCGAGCAGTTCGCGGTCTCGACCGGCGAAAAGAAAGATCAGGTCAACGTCATCGCGGGCTGGATGGAGCCGTCCGACATGCGCGAAATCAAGTCACTCGCCTCGCGGCTCGGCGTCAAAATCGTGCTCTTCCCCGACACCTCCGACGTGCTCGACGCGCCGCAGACCGGCAAGCACGAGTTCTATCCGAAAGGCGGCACCACCATCGCCGAGCTGATGAGCGCCGGTGACAGCAAGTGCTCGCTCGCCCTCGGCTGCGTCAGCGCCGAACCGGCAGCAATCGCGCTCGACAAGAAGTGCAAGGTGCCGTTCGAGACGGTTGACATGCCCATTGGCCTGTCGGCAACCGACCGCTTCATCATGGCCCTCAGCAAGGCTGGCAGCGTGAAGGTGCCGGACGAAATCACCGCCGAGCGCGGCCGGCTGGTGGACGTCATGGCCGACATGGAGCAGTACTTCTACGGCAAGAAGGTGGCGCTGTTCGGCGACCCCGACCAGCTCATCCCGCTCACCGAGTTCCTCCTCGACCTGGGCATGATTCCGGCGCACATCGTCAGCGGCACACCGGGCATGAGGTTCGAAAAGCGCATGAAGGAGATTCTCGAAAGGGCTCCGGGCGCGAACTTCCGCAACGGCCCGCAGGCTGACATGTTTCTGATGCACCAGTGGATCAAGAACGAGCCTGTTGATCTGCTTATCGGCAACACCTACGGCAAGTACATCGCACGTGACGAAGATATCCCGTTCGTGCGCTTCGGCTTCCCGATTCTCGACCGCATCGGCCACAGCTATTTCCCGAACGTAGGGTACAGCGGTTCGCTCAGGCTGGTCGAGAAAATCCTCGGCGTGCTCATGGATCGTCAGGATCGCACGTCGCCGGAGGAGAGGTTCGAGCTGATTATGTGA
- a CDS encoding (2Fe-2S) ferredoxin domain-containing protein, whose amino-acid sequence MDKPKHHIFVCASFRAQGAPQGMCHKKESLNLIPYLESELADRGMSDVAVSATACLNLCEKGPVLVVYPENFWYGEIDSEDKVDEILDALEEGDVCEDHIIN is encoded by the coding sequence ATGGACAAACCGAAACATCACATTTTTGTCTGCGCGAGCTTCAGGGCACAGGGTGCGCCACAGGGCATGTGCCACAAAAAAGAGTCGCTCAACCTGATTCCCTACCTCGAAAGCGAGCTTGCCGACCGCGGCATGAGCGACGTTGCCGTTTCGGCCACGGCCTGCCTGAACCTGTGTGAAAAAGGGCCGGTGCTGGTCGTCTATCCTGAGAACTTCTGGTACGGCGAAATCGACAGCGAAGACAAGGTCGATGAAATTCTCGATGCGCTCGAAGAGGGCGATGTCTGCGAGGATCACATAATTAATTAA
- a CDS encoding nitrogenase component 1: protein MTTNASTMTAKTATQNACKLCTPLGACLAFRGIESCVPFLHGSQGCATYIRRYLISHYKEPIDIASSNFNEETAVFGGSHNLQLGLKNVTQQYKPQVIGIATTCLSETIGDDVPMILKEYEAIMGGAGNIPAMIFASTPSYSGSHIDGFHAAVRSAVQTFATGGTKKNMLNLFSGMISPADIRYMKEILTDFGMPFMLLPDYSQTLDGGPWGEYHRIPPGGTPTSVIADSGSASASIEFSSTLEAKKSAAGYLEESFGVARHSLPLPIGIKATDRFFALLEELTEQPMPEKYEDERHRLVDAYADGHKYIFGRKAILYGEEDLVISMAAFLCEIGVVPVLCASGGKSGQMKKRLLELVPDMEEQGIEAREGVDFVDIEHEAERLKPDMLIGNSKGFTMSKKHELPLIRIGFPIHDRFGGQRLHHLGYRGTQELFDRIVNTVIEERQKSSPIGYTYM from the coding sequence ATGACCACGAATGCATCGACCATGACGGCCAAAACGGCCACGCAGAACGCCTGCAAGCTCTGCACTCCGCTCGGCGCATGCCTGGCCTTCCGGGGCATCGAATCGTGCGTACCGTTCCTGCACGGCTCGCAGGGTTGCGCCACCTACATCCGGCGCTACCTCATCAGCCACTACAAGGAGCCGATTGACATCGCCTCCTCGAACTTCAACGAAGAGACGGCGGTCTTCGGCGGCAGCCACAACCTGCAGCTGGGCCTCAAAAACGTGACGCAGCAGTACAAGCCACAGGTGATCGGCATCGCCACCACCTGCCTGTCGGAGACCATCGGCGACGACGTACCGATGATTCTCAAGGAGTACGAAGCGATCATGGGCGGCGCGGGCAACATTCCGGCGATGATCTTCGCCTCCACGCCGAGCTACAGCGGCAGCCACATCGACGGCTTCCACGCCGCCGTGCGCTCCGCCGTCCAGACCTTCGCCACCGGCGGCACGAAAAAGAACATGCTCAACCTCTTTTCGGGAATGATTTCACCGGCAGACATCCGCTACATGAAGGAGATTCTGACCGACTTCGGGATGCCCTTCATGCTGCTGCCGGACTATTCGCAGACGCTCGACGGCGGCCCGTGGGGCGAGTACCACCGCATTCCGCCCGGCGGCACGCCGACCAGCGTCATTGCCGACAGCGGCAGCGCCTCGGCCAGCATCGAGTTCAGCTCGACGCTCGAAGCCAAAAAGTCGGCGGCGGGCTACCTCGAAGAGAGCTTCGGCGTGGCGCGCCACAGCCTGCCCCTGCCGATCGGCATCAAGGCGACCGACCGCTTCTTCGCACTGCTCGAAGAGCTGACCGAACAACCGATGCCTGAAAAATACGAAGACGAGCGCCACCGCCTCGTGGACGCCTACGCGGACGGCCACAAGTACATCTTCGGCAGAAAGGCGATTCTCTACGGCGAGGAAGATCTGGTCATCTCGATGGCCGCTTTCCTCTGCGAAATCGGCGTCGTGCCGGTGCTCTGCGCCTCGGGCGGCAAGAGCGGCCAAATGAAAAAACGCCTGCTGGAGCTTGTGCCAGATATGGAGGAACAGGGCATCGAAGCGCGCGAGGGCGTTGACTTCGTGGACATCGAACACGAAGCGGAGCGGCTCAAGCCCGATATGCTCATCGGCAACAGCAAGGGCTTCACGATGTCAAAAAAGCACGAGCTGCCACTCATCAGAATCGGCTTCCCGATTCACGACCGCTTTGGCGGCCAGCGCCTGCACCACCTCGGCTATCGCGGTACGCAGGAGCTGTTCGACCGCATCGTCAATACCGTCATCGAAGAGCGCCAGAAATCGTCACCGATCGGCTACACCTATATGTAA